The Clostridia bacterium genome contains a region encoding:
- a CDS encoding GtrA family protein: MVFLQLVKFGIVGVIAACTDVGVLVVLKECLHIDVLLASAISFSVSVTVNYILSMTFVFKSKNQSKLKEFLVFVALSIGGLGLNQLILWIGVRFTQVYYLIIKFLAMVIVPVYNFITRKIFLESKECEK, from the coding sequence GTGGTGTTTTTACAGCTTGTAAAATTTGGAATTGTGGGTGTGATTGCCGCATGTACCGATGTGGGTGTTTTGGTGGTTTTAAAAGAATGCCTGCACATAGATGTGTTGCTTGCCTCGGCAATCTCCTTTAGTGTTTCGGTGACCGTAAACTATATTTTAAGCATGACCTTTGTGTTTAAAAGCAAAAACCAAAGCAAGCTGAAGGAATTTTTGGTATTTGTGGCTTTAAGCATTGGCGGACTTGGCTTGAATCAGTTGATTTTATGGATTGGCGTGCGGTTTACACAGGTTTACTATTTGATTATAAAATTTCTGGCGATGGTCATTGTACCCGTCTACAACTTTATAACCAGAAAAATATTTTTAGAATCCAAAGAGTGTGAAAAGTGA
- a CDS encoding serine acetyltransferase — MNSIFKKDLYRYYGESGEPFLKKVFRPLELKYLSVFRKANACKFLPLKLFYMVKLLHLSHKTQIQIPARTSIGEGFYIGHLGRVIIHPDAVLGKNVNIGTGVTIGMENRGKRKGAPRISDECWIGTNAVIVGNVTIGKDVLIAPLSYVNFDVPDHSIVVGNPGKIIPRENATAEYICNRV, encoded by the coding sequence ATGAACAGCATTTTTAAAAAAGATTTATACAGATACTACGGCGAAAGCGGAGAACCTTTCTTAAAAAAGGTGTTCCGTCCCTTAGAGCTTAAATATCTTTCGGTATTCCGAAAAGCAAATGCCTGTAAATTCCTGCCCTTAAAGCTTTTTTACATGGTTAAGCTTTTGCATCTTTCGCACAAAACACAAATTCAGATTCCTGCAAGAACAAGCATCGGTGAGGGCTTTTATATCGGGCATCTGGGCAGGGTGATTATTCATCCCGATGCGGTTTTAGGCAAAAATGTCAACATCGGCACAGGGGTCACCATTGGTATGGAGAACAGAGGTAAGCGGAAAGGAGCACCCCGCATTTCAGACGAGTGCTGGATTGGAACCAATGCGGTGATTGTGGGAAACGTTACAATCGGCAAGGATGTACTGATTGCACCGCTTTCTTATGTGAATTTTGATGTGCCTGACCACAGCATTGTGGTGGGCAATCCGGGGAAAATCATTCCGAGGGAAAACGCAACCGCAGAATATATCTGCAACCGCGTATAA